Proteins encoded within one genomic window of Nitrospirota bacterium:
- a CDS encoding PAS domain S-box protein, with amino-acid sequence MEAEKHSILTRKSHVIALITALSLLIAFAGYFYYRNEERTIRQEKESELKSIAELKIKQISDWYKDELNDAGVISRNPFLMEVVHKYLNSNSDKSHLVTYLNQIKAEHGYSDIILTAAEGKLLSSSDKALQHVEPAIAKAAKQAVRQKSAVSTDVYRGSVHNVTRIDFISPISDNNNSVVAALVFRMDPDDFLYPLLESWPTSSRTSETYIARKEEDSVIVLNKLRHLETPALSHRYSANDREAAIVRAAKGYKGFLDAIDYRGVKVVAYASPIPDTPWFMVAKVDRTELFEDLYFRVGIALVLAVCLILLVGVSLSYLYSRRSEKLLRKSETLFRNLFENHTAVKLILDPDTGAIIDANNAAANFYGWSREQLKQMKIQDINTLSAEEVQRDMKKAGTLEQTSFEFRHRKADGSIRNVEVFSSQIVANGKNLLHSIIHDITDRKQAEERLSQSEAEFRRLSQEFNGLLDAIPDILLLLDKNLKVLWANRAAAESIGEKPEALAGRFCHTLWYGRATPCEPCPVAESLLSGKRRNATVTRPDGRIWDVRTVPLTDEQGRITNVIEVERDITVHRQMEDQLRHSQKLEGVGQLAGGIAHDFNNVLTAVVGFAGLLQVKMDMSDPLRHYADEIMAAGQRGASLTHQILAFSRKQVLDMKPVNLNEIIRNLEKMLHRLLREDIRIELNLFSKDLPIFADASQIDQVMINLATNARDAMPDGGKLSIATEPFEMDREYSEMHGYGSPGKYALLTISDSGCGMDPETKSRIFEPFFTTKEVGKGTGLGLAVVHGIVKQHNGYINIYSEVRNGTIFKIYLPLTEYAAKETKEETEDQIRGGTETILIAEDDASLRTLSRTVLSHYGYKVLDAVDGDDAVIKFSRDKESIKLVILDGIMPNKNGREAFDEILKLCPDMKAIFMSGYAEDIFTHDGIPDTTAVFIQKPVTPDKLLRTVRAVLDGQ; translated from the coding sequence ATGGAAGCTGAGAAACATTCTATCCTTACAAGAAAATCTCATGTCATTGCGTTAATAACAGCGCTGAGTCTGTTAATCGCCTTTGCAGGGTACTTCTACTACCGCAATGAAGAAAGGACCATACGGCAGGAAAAAGAGAGCGAACTTAAATCTATAGCCGAACTGAAGATAAAGCAGATCTCGGACTGGTATAAAGATGAATTAAATGATGCAGGCGTTATCTCCAGAAATCCGTTCCTTATGGAGGTCGTTCATAAATACCTCAACAGCAATAGCGACAAATCCCACCTCGTTACATACCTTAATCAGATAAAGGCGGAACACGGGTACAGCGATATTATCCTTACAGCAGCAGAGGGAAAACTCCTCTCTTCCTCGGATAAGGCATTGCAACATGTAGAGCCAGCCATTGCAAAGGCTGCCAAGCAGGCTGTAAGGCAGAAATCAGCTGTTTCGACCGACGTCTACAGGGGCTCTGTCCATAATGTAACTCGGATTGATTTTATCTCTCCAATTTCGGACAACAACAATTCAGTAGTTGCTGCGCTGGTGTTCCGTATGGACCCGGATGATTTCCTGTATCCACTCCTCGAATCCTGGCCGACATCGAGCAGAACTTCCGAAACCTATATCGCCCGAAAGGAAGAGGATAGCGTAATAGTATTAAACAAACTGCGGCATCTTGAAACACCTGCCCTTAGCCACAGATACTCTGCAAATGACAGGGAAGCGGCAATCGTAAGAGCTGCTAAAGGATATAAGGGCTTCCTCGATGCCATAGATTACCGCGGCGTCAAGGTGGTCGCATACGCAAGCCCCATTCCAGACACGCCCTGGTTCATGGTTGCCAAGGTAGACAGGACCGAACTTTTTGAAGATCTTTATTTTAGAGTCGGGATTGCGCTTGTCCTTGCTGTCTGCTTAATTCTGCTGGTAGGAGTCAGCCTGTCGTATCTATATAGCAGACGTTCTGAGAAATTACTACGGAAGAGTGAGACTCTATTCAGGAATCTTTTTGAAAACCATACCGCTGTCAAACTGATTCTCGATCCTGATACCGGGGCTATAATTGATGCGAACAATGCAGCAGCCAATTTCTACGGTTGGTCGCGTGAGCAGCTCAAACAGATGAAGATTCAGGATATCAACACGCTTTCGGCAGAGGAAGTCCAACGGGATATGAAAAAGGCCGGAACCCTGGAGCAGACGTCCTTTGAATTCCGTCACAGGAAGGCCGACGGATCCATCCGCAATGTTGAGGTGTTCAGCAGCCAAATAGTGGCAAACGGGAAAAACCTCCTCCATTCCATTATCCACGACATCACTGACCGCAAACAGGCGGAAGAGCGGCTCTCCCAAAGCGAAGCAGAATTCCGCAGGCTCTCGCAGGAATTCAACGGACTGCTCGATGCTATCCCGGACATACTCCTGCTTCTTGATAAAAACTTGAAAGTTCTCTGGGCCAATAGAGCCGCAGCTGAAAGCATCGGCGAGAAGCCGGAAGCGCTTGCAGGCAGGTTCTGTCATACCCTATGGTACGGGCGCGCTACTCCCTGTGAGCCCTGTCCGGTCGCAGAGAGCTTGCTCTCCGGAAAGCGCAGAAACGCAACTGTTACGAGGCCTGATGGCCGCATTTGGGACGTTCGGACCGTTCCGCTGACTGATGAACAGGGGCGAATTACCAATGTTATAGAAGTTGAACGCGATATCACCGTACATCGCCAGATGGAAGACCAGCTCAGACATTCCCAGAAGCTCGAAGGCGTTGGACAGCTTGCAGGAGGTATTGCCCATGACTTTAATAATGTGCTTACAGCAGTAGTCGGCTTTGCCGGACTGCTTCAGGTGAAGATGGACATGTCCGATCCCCTCAGGCACTATGCGGATGAGATCATGGCAGCAGGCCAGCGCGGCGCTTCGCTTACGCACCAGATCCTTGCATTCAGCAGAAAGCAGGTGCTCGACATGAAACCTGTTAATCTGAATGAGATTATCAGAAACCTCGAAAAGATGCTGCACCGGCTCCTCAGGGAAGACATCCGCATTGAATTAAATCTCTTCAGCAAAGACCTTCCTATCTTTGCAGACGCAAGCCAGATAGACCAGGTTATGATAAATCTCGCTACAAATGCCCGCGACGCCATGCCTGACGGCGGCAAACTCAGTATCGCGACAGAGCCATTTGAAATGGATAGAGAGTATAGCGAAATGCATGGATACGGCAGCCCCGGCAAATATGCCTTGCTGACGATTTCGGACAGTGGCTGTGGCATGGACCCTGAGACAAAGTCACGCATATTCGAGCCCTTCTTCACCACAAAGGAAGTGGGCAAAGGAACAGGGCTTGGTCTCGCTGTTGTTCATGGGATAGTAAAACAGCATAACGGCTATATCAATATATATAGCGAAGTCAGAAATGGAACTATCTTTAAAATCTATCTGCCGCTGACTGAATATGCGGCTAAAGAGACAAAAGAAGAAACTGAAGACCAAATCAGGGGCGGAACCGAAACGATCCTGATCGCCGAAGATGACGCCTCCCTCAGAACACTCTCCAGAACGGTGCTGAGTCACTATGGGTACAAAGTGCTCGACGCTGTTGACGGAGATGACGCAGTAATTAAATTCAGCAGGGACAAGGAGTCTATTAAACTGGTTATACTCGACGGCATAATGCCTAATAAAAACGGCAGGGAGGCGTTTGACGAAATTCTCAAACTCTGCCCTGACATGAAAGCCATTTTTATGAGCGGCTATGCAGAGGATATTTTTACCCATGACGGCATACCGGACACAACTGCAGTCTTCATCCAAAAACCGGTGACGCCCGATAAACTGCTCCGGACGGTGCGTGCAGTGCTGGACGGACAATAA
- a CDS encoding nitrous oxide reductase accessory protein NosL, giving the protein MRKIVLLLCIASLLIAAVNDNHPDDLKEYPACLICGMDRQKHLMGRMLLAYDGGSKGGTCSIRCTAVDMAAHREKTITGMMVADYATGKLVDAGKAVWVIGGGRTGIMSRRAKWAFAERTAAEKFIAEHGGKLASYDEAMKTVFSDMAGDVTMPQGRKHAAYSKKNDIQVHPDCKYCGMDRRKFDFSRMLVVQKKGPGETGTCSIHCTAIDLALNYGVPAGFIGAGDYGTKKLINARKAFWVIGGDRQGVMSIRGKWAFEMRKDAEEFVRAHGGAVGSFDVALQAAFEDMWEILK; this is encoded by the coding sequence ATGAGAAAGATCGTGCTTCTTCTGTGCATCGCCAGCCTCCTTATCGCTGCAGTTAACGACAATCATCCCGATGATCTGAAGGAGTATCCCGCCTGTCTGATTTGCGGTATGGACAGGCAGAAGCATCTGATGGGCCGCATGCTGCTTGCTTACGACGGCGGCTCAAAGGGCGGGACATGCAGTATTCGCTGTACGGCTGTGGATATGGCTGCACACAGGGAAAAGACGATAACCGGCATGATGGTGGCTGACTATGCTACAGGAAAACTTGTTGATGCCGGGAAGGCGGTCTGGGTTATCGGAGGGGGCAGGACAGGCATTATGTCAAGGCGCGCAAAGTGGGCGTTTGCGGAGAGGACTGCCGCTGAAAAATTCATCGCGGAACATGGCGGCAAGCTGGCTTCTTATGACGAGGCGATGAAGACTGTATTCAGCGATATGGCCGGTGACGTGACCATGCCGCAGGGCAGAAAACATGCAGCCTATTCAAAAAAGAACGACATACAGGTCCATCCTGACTGTAAATACTGCGGTATGGACAGGAGAAAATTCGATTTCAGCAGAATGCTTGTCGTGCAGAAGAAAGGACCGGGCGAAACCGGGACCTGCAGCATCCACTGCACTGCAATAGATCTTGCACTGAATTATGGCGTGCCAGCGGGTTTTATCGGTGCAGGAGATTATGGGACAAAAAAGCTGATCAATGCCAGGAAGGCCTTTTGGGTGATCGGCGGCGACAGGCAGGGTGTTATGTCCATACGGGGCAAGTGGGCCTTTGAAATGAGAAAGGACGCAGAAGAATTTGTCAGGGCTCATGGCGGGGCTGTCGGGAGCTTTGACGTTGCACTTCAGGCAGCTTTTGAAGATATGTGGGAGATCCTGAAATAG
- a CDS encoding XdhC family protein — protein sequence MELYEELLRLKKEGRSSALATIVQSAGSAPQKTGSKMLIRDDGTIVGTLGGGCLEAEVVQAALMAIRDEQSVTLPFDLTEKQGGLVCGGRVSVFIDPVIPDPTLIILGAGHVGKALTKAARFSGFRVMACDDRPEYANPENLPDAHDIVVNDFPGMFYRMIVPDNAYIVVATRGHNHDLDAVIAALRTTARYIGLLGSRRKKALLFKALSEAGFSEDQISRVHIPVGLPINSVTPEEIAISIMAQIIGKRRENAASGISRSSCSRLGQENGAVEAAPSPGQSHSN from the coding sequence ATGGAACTATACGAAGAACTTTTGAGGCTGAAGAAAGAAGGCAGGTCGTCTGCGCTTGCAACGATCGTGCAGTCTGCGGGGTCTGCGCCGCAGAAGACCGGTTCAAAGATGCTGATCCGTGATGACGGCACGATCGTCGGAACCTTGGGCGGCGGCTGTCTTGAGGCTGAGGTTGTACAGGCTGCGCTTATGGCAATCCGAGATGAACAGTCAGTGACCCTGCCCTTTGACCTGACCGAGAAGCAGGGCGGCCTTGTCTGCGGCGGCAGGGTTTCGGTCTTCATCGATCCTGTCATCCCTGACCCAACCCTGATCATTCTGGGTGCCGGTCATGTGGGTAAGGCGCTCACAAAGGCTGCGCGGTTCAGCGGTTTCCGTGTGATGGCCTGTGATGACCGTCCTGAATATGCCAATCCTGAGAACCTGCCTGATGCTCATGACATCGTGGTCAATGATTTTCCCGGCATGTTTTACCGTATGATCGTTCCTGACAATGCCTATATCGTTGTTGCAACGCGCGGGCATAACCATGATCTTGACGCAGTCATCGCAGCGCTCAGGACGACAGCCCGTTATATCGGTCTGCTCGGCAGCAGAAGGAAAAAAGCGCTGCTCTTCAAGGCGCTGTCAGAGGCAGGTTTTTCCGAGGACCAGATCAGCAGGGTGCATATACCCGTAGGCCTCCCGATCAACTCGGTTACGCCTGAGGAGATCGCGATCAGCATCATGGCCCAGATCATCGGGAAGAGGAGGGAGAATGCAGCATCAGGTATCAGCCGTTCTTCTTGCAGCAGGCTCGGCCAGGAGAATGGAGCAGTTGAAGCAGCTCCTTCCCCTGGGCAGTCTCACAGCAATTGA
- a CDS encoding nucleotidyltransferase family protein, which yields MEQLKQLLPLGSLTAIEHCINTILSAGVTDIVVVTGRHGDEVSAAIGYLPVTLARNPDTGSDMAASVRVGLNALKDRASSVLVFPVDHPLVLPDTIKALLARHQKNLEAIIIPSYNRRRGHPTLFPHVIIQEIFEKRNLRDIVSSHDSLIDYLSVEDRGVVLDMDTPEDYDLILWEYALRKEHE from the coding sequence ATGGAGCAGTTGAAGCAGCTCCTTCCCCTGGGCAGTCTCACAGCAATTGAGCACTGTATCAATACCATTCTTTCTGCAGGAGTCACTGACATTGTTGTGGTGACCGGTCGGCATGGAGACGAAGTATCTGCTGCGATCGGATATCTGCCTGTAACGCTGGCGAGGAATCCTGACACGGGCAGTGACATGGCAGCGTCAGTTCGGGTTGGCCTGAATGCACTGAAAGACAGAGCATCTTCTGTCCTGGTCTTTCCTGTTGATCATCCCCTTGTTCTGCCTGATACAATAAAAGCGCTGCTTGCCAGGCATCAGAAAAATCTGGAGGCCATAATTATTCCAAGCTATAACAGACGACGGGGACATCCTACGCTTTTTCCGCACGTGATCATTCAGGAGATATTCGAAAAAAGAAACCTGAGGGATATCGTCAGCAGTCACGACTCATTAATAGACTATCTGTCAGTAGAGGACCGGGGTGTCGTGCTTGATATGGACACGCCTGAAGACTATGACCTGATCCTTTGGGAATATGCCCTGCGAAAGGAACATGAATGA
- a CDS encoding ABC transporter substrate-binding protein → MTFRIGHLSTFYHTAMLLMADKGLCSGIGADIEWKLFGTGPAIVNAFEKKEIDLAYIGLPPAIIGIERGVQIVCISGGHVEGTVFCGKAQYRGYPEIRELDDILKQFKGMTIGVPGKGSIHDVILQDSLRKAGLAGDIEVRNFPWADMVTEAMVRDEVAAAFGTPALAVSVKHYAGGKLLYPASKLWPNNPSYGIVIDKQFLAGNPSLTEQFLLAHEKAAALLRNKPSQAAEIIASHVGFIEPGFVLETLRVSPKYCAQLSDGYLACTMDFVKTLKDLAYIRRLLIPEEIFDRSLISRVHPEKHHYDDGIRIY, encoded by the coding sequence ATGACCTTCCGCATCGGCCATCTATCGACTTTCTATCACACTGCCATGCTTCTTATGGCTGACAAAGGCCTCTGTTCCGGTATCGGCGCTGATATCGAATGGAAGCTTTTCGGCACAGGCCCTGCTATCGTGAATGCCTTTGAGAAAAAGGAGATCGACCTTGCATACATCGGTCTGCCTCCGGCAATCATCGGTATTGAGCGCGGCGTGCAGATCGTCTGCATTTCAGGCGGGCATGTAGAAGGCACGGTCTTCTGCGGTAAGGCTCAATACCGCGGCTATCCTGAGATCAGGGAATTGGACGATATCCTGAAGCAGTTCAAAGGCATGACGATCGGTGTACCGGGTAAAGGCTCCATACATGATGTGATACTCCAGGACAGCCTAAGAAAAGCAGGGCTTGCTGGTGATATTGAGGTCAGAAATTTTCCGTGGGCAGATATGGTCACCGAGGCGATGGTCAGGGATGAGGTGGCTGCTGCATTCGGCACTCCTGCCCTTGCTGTTTCCGTAAAGCACTATGCAGGCGGAAAGCTCCTCTATCCTGCTTCAAAGCTCTGGCCGAATAATCCGAGCTACGGCATTGTCATTGATAAACAATTCCTTGCCGGCAACCCGAGCCTTACAGAACAGTTCCTCCTTGCCCACGAGAAGGCAGCTGCATTGTTAAGGAATAAGCCGTCACAGGCGGCAGAGATCATAGCGTCCCATGTCGGTTTTATTGAGCCCGGTTTTGTGCTCGAAACTCTGAGGGTTTCGCCGAAATACTGCGCTCAGCTTTCTGATGGGTATCTTGCATGCACCATGGATTTTGTGAAGACCCTGAAAGACCTTGCATATATCAGACGTCTGCTGATACCTGAGGAGATCTTCGACCGATCGCTTATAAGCAGGGTCCATCCGGAAAAACATCATTATGATGACGGCATTCGTATATACTGA
- a CDS encoding (2Fe-2S)-binding protein: MISLKVNGKMHSLDISPDVPLVWVIREHLKLTGTKYSCGKGLCGSCTVHLDGKAVRSCQTSAGEAQGKSITTIEGVPEGHPLKKAWVKEQVAQCGFCQPGQIMQAAELLSQGKNLSEAKIIKAMDGNLCRCGTYPRIKTAIKVAAKEGGK; the protein is encoded by the coding sequence ATGATATCTCTTAAGGTCAACGGGAAAATGCATTCACTGGACATAAGCCCTGACGTGCCGCTGGTATGGGTGATCAGGGAACACCTCAAACTGACAGGGACCAAATACAGCTGCGGCAAAGGTCTCTGCGGCTCCTGCACTGTCCATCTGGACGGAAAGGCAGTAAGGTCCTGCCAGACATCAGCAGGCGAGGCGCAGGGCAAAAGCATCACAACGATCGAAGGCGTGCCTGAAGGCCATCCTCTCAAAAAAGCATGGGTAAAGGAGCAGGTCGCCCAGTGCGGGTTCTGCCAGCCCGGCCAGATCATGCAGGCGGCGGAGCTCCTGTCCCAGGGCAAGAATCTTTCCGAGGCAAAGATCATAAAGGCTATGGACGGCAATCTCTGCCGCTGCGGCACGTACCCGAGGATCAAGACTGCGATCAAGGTCGCGGCAAAGGAGGGTGGAAAATGA
- a CDS encoding xanthine dehydrogenase family protein molybdopterin-binding subunit, with the protein MSSSITRREFLKIAGFTLAIAITPSGYHILSAKEAEDAAAKGFSPSIWLRIMPDDTVVVIVNKSEMGQGIYTSIPMIVADELEADWKKVKFEVAPAADGYKDPVWGAQATGGSSSIRHMYEPLRKAGAAAREMLVAAAAETWKVPAKECEAVAGKVKHVSSKRTLSYGRLSKAASVIPVPKEPRLKKDSELRFIGKTMPRLDIVEKTDGSAIFGLDVTVPDMLVAVVLRPPIFGAKAQAVHGSAIATKIKGVKEVVRIDRGVAVCAETFDAALKGRAAIHIVWDKGTDEALSTESLARDFQSHLGKDGVIARKDGDSQKAYAAAAAKIDAAYSLPYLSHATMEPMNCTAFVQKDRCDIWAPTQNQTGTLSTAQKITGLKPEQIHVHTTYLGGGFGRRFEQDFVEEAVQISKAVSKPVKVIWTREDDFHHDYFRPGTLSRIQGGLDEKGKLTAWSHKIVCPSIFARVFPATVKNGIDNAAVEGLSNMEYDIPNISVEYVRIDTPVPVGFWRSVGSSHNAFTVESFIDEMAHLAKKDPLKFRLDLLRKHPRAQKVLEVAAEKAGWGKPLKKGMGRGIAYHLSFDSYVAQVADISVNKKDGTIKVHKVVCAVDCGNVVNPDTVKAQMMGGIVMGLSSALKEKIEFAEGGVKTENFDTYPLLTMSETPEIEVHIVKSNGKLGGIGEPGVPPVAPAVANALFNIAGVRMRTLPMTPEAVMQALKG; encoded by the coding sequence ATGAGCTCATCCATCACACGGCGGGAGTTTCTTAAAATTGCCGGTTTTACCCTTGCGATCGCGATCACACCTTCCGGATACCATATCCTTTCCGCAAAAGAGGCGGAAGACGCCGCGGCAAAGGGTTTCAGCCCCAGCATCTGGCTGCGGATAATGCCTGACGACACGGTTGTGGTCATTGTGAATAAGTCCGAGATGGGGCAGGGTATTTACACCTCCATTCCTATGATCGTTGCCGATGAACTGGAGGCTGACTGGAAAAAGGTGAAGTTCGAAGTCGCTCCTGCTGCTGACGGTTATAAAGACCCTGTCTGGGGAGCTCAGGCAACAGGCGGAAGTTCAAGCATCAGGCATATGTATGAGCCCCTCAGAAAGGCAGGCGCTGCCGCAAGGGAGATGCTTGTTGCTGCTGCGGCCGAGACCTGGAAGGTCCCTGCAAAAGAATGTGAAGCTGTTGCAGGCAAGGTGAAGCATGTATCAAGCAAGCGCACGCTTTCATACGGCAGACTCAGCAAAGCGGCATCCGTTATTCCTGTGCCAAAAGAGCCGCGCCTGAAAAAAGATTCAGAGCTCAGGTTTATCGGAAAGACCATGCCGAGGCTCGATATCGTGGAAAAAACAGATGGCTCTGCCATTTTCGGTCTGGATGTTACGGTGCCTGATATGCTCGTTGCTGTTGTGCTGCGTCCCCCGATATTTGGTGCAAAGGCGCAGGCTGTGCATGGTTCTGCCATTGCGACGAAGATCAAAGGGGTAAAAGAGGTGGTTCGGATTGACCGGGGAGTTGCGGTCTGCGCCGAGACCTTCGATGCTGCGCTGAAGGGCAGGGCTGCCATACATATTGTCTGGGACAAGGGCACGGATGAGGCACTGTCAACCGAAAGTCTTGCGAGGGACTTTCAAAGTCATCTCGGCAAGGACGGCGTTATCGCCCGCAAGGATGGCGATTCGCAGAAGGCATATGCTGCGGCAGCCGCGAAGATCGATGCTGCATATTCTCTGCCGTATCTCAGTCATGCGACCATGGAGCCGATGAACTGCACAGCCTTTGTGCAGAAGGACAGATGTGATATCTGGGCTCCGACACAGAACCAGACCGGTACGCTCTCGACAGCGCAGAAGATCACCGGACTGAAGCCTGAACAGATCCATGTCCATACCACCTATCTTGGCGGAGGCTTTGGCAGGCGGTTCGAGCAGGACTTTGTGGAAGAGGCGGTCCAGATATCAAAGGCTGTTAGTAAACCGGTCAAGGTGATATGGACACGTGAAGATGATTTCCATCACGACTATTTCAGACCCGGCACCCTGTCCCGCATACAGGGCGGCCTGGATGAAAAGGGCAAGCTCACCGCATGGTCACACAAGATCGTCTGCCCTTCGATCTTCGCACGGGTGTTTCCTGCTACGGTGAAGAACGGCATAGACAATGCAGCGGTAGAAGGCCTGAGCAATATGGAATACGATATCCCGAACATCTCGGTCGAATATGTGAGGATCGATACTCCTGTGCCGGTCGGCTTCTGGCGCTCGGTAGGAAGCTCGCATAATGCCTTTACGGTCGAGAGCTTTATTGATGAGATGGCCCATCTGGCAAAGAAAGACCCTCTCAAGTTCCGCTTGGACCTTCTCAGGAAGCACCCAAGGGCACAAAAGGTTCTTGAGGTGGCTGCGGAAAAGGCGGGCTGGGGAAAGCCGCTCAAGAAAGGCATGGGCAGGGGCATAGCCTATCACCTTTCCTTTGACAGTTATGTTGCTCAGGTCGCGGATATATCCGTGAATAAAAAAGACGGCACAATTAAGGTCCACAAGGTTGTATGCGCTGTTGATTGCGGCAATGTGGTGAATCCGGATACCGTGAAGGCCCAGATGATGGGCGGTATTGTGATGGGGCTTTCGTCTGCGCTGAAAGAGAAGATAGAATTTGCAGAGGGTGGGGTCAAGACTGAGAACTTTGATACATACCCGCTTCTGACCATGAGCGAGACGCCTGAGATTGAGGTCCATATCGTGAAGAGCAACGGTAAACTGGGTGGCATTGGAGAGCCGGGTGTGCCGCCTGTGGCACCAGCGGTTGCGAATGCCCTGTTTAATATCGCAGGGGTGAGAATGCGAACCCTGCCGATGACCCCTGAGGCGGTGATGCAGGCATTGAAAGGTTAG